In Blautia wexlerae DSM 19850, a single window of DNA contains:
- the ade gene encoding adenine deaminase — MELEMYRRYSQMARGIEKAELVFKNGRVFSSGTGEFIDGDVAVADGIVIGVGTYEGETEIDLEGKVICPGFIDSHLHLESTLVTPGELVRQAAQCGTTTFIVDPHESANVSGTDGIDYILDQTEDAPANVYVMMPSCVPATHVDDNGCILTAGKMKGYLEHPRILGLGEVMDAPSVINGSVAMHEKLQLFQDRVKDGHAPFLASGDLAAYVLGGIDTDHECVDYEYAMAEARNGMQVLIREGSAARNLDAIVKGIVEHHTDTSGFCFCTDDKHIEEIRKEGHINYNVKRAVQLGLPVEKALQMATIQPARCYGLYRLGMIAPGRQADFVILDNVVDLNVVDVYHCGKKIIKDEKAELKPCPPYLKNTVHVSGFSEERLKLKHPGTKARVIQMLEKQIVTKDVLEEVPWIESDGEKYFAPDGEYQKIAVIERHKNTGKMGVGIVKGYGIHGGAIASSVSHDSHNIIVVGDNDRDMAIAVKEMMRTQGGYTLVCNGEIYGTLPLPVMGLMSDAGYESVNEALAKMIPKAHEMGVKEGFDPFITLSFMALPVIPEIRITPRGIYLVNEDRMLRTPFS; from the coding sequence ATGGAACTTGAGATGTATCGCAGGTATTCGCAGATGGCAAGAGGTATTGAGAAGGCTGAGTTGGTGTTTAAAAATGGGCGTGTGTTCAGCTCTGGTACGGGAGAATTTATTGATGGTGATGTGGCTGTTGCAGATGGAATTGTGATCGGAGTCGGTACATATGAAGGAGAGACAGAGATTGATCTGGAAGGAAAAGTAATCTGTCCGGGATTTATCGACAGTCATCTGCATCTGGAATCTACTCTGGTGACGCCGGGTGAGCTGGTCCGGCAGGCTGCACAGTGTGGAACTACAACATTTATTGTAGATCCTCATGAGTCTGCAAATGTATCCGGTACGGATGGAATTGATTATATCCTGGATCAGACAGAAGATGCACCGGCGAATGTATATGTGATGATGCCTTCCTGTGTTCCGGCGACTCATGTGGATGATAACGGGTGTATTCTTACAGCAGGAAAGATGAAGGGATATCTGGAACATCCGAGGATTCTGGGACTTGGTGAAGTGATGGATGCGCCTTCTGTGATTAACGGAAGTGTTGCCATGCATGAAAAGCTCCAGCTGTTTCAGGACAGAGTGAAGGATGGCCATGCACCGTTTCTGGCATCTGGGGATCTGGCTGCATATGTACTTGGCGGAATTGACACAGATCATGAGTGTGTGGATTATGAGTATGCAATGGCTGAGGCAAGAAATGGAATGCAGGTATTGATACGTGAGGGAAGTGCAGCAAGAAATCTGGATGCTATTGTGAAGGGGATTGTGGAACACCATACAGATACGTCAGGTTTCTGCTTCTGTACTGATGATAAGCATATCGAAGAAATCCGTAAAGAGGGGCATATCAATTATAATGTGAAACGGGCTGTACAGCTTGGACTTCCGGTTGAGAAAGCACTGCAGATGGCAACGATCCAGCCTGCAAGATGCTATGGTTTATACAGACTTGGAATGATCGCACCCGGAAGACAGGCAGATTTTGTCATTCTGGATAATGTGGTAGATTTGAATGTTGTAGATGTATATCATTGTGGTAAGAAGATCATTAAAGATGAGAAAGCAGAATTGAAACCATGTCCTCCATATCTGAAAAATACAGTTCATGTATCTGGGTTCAGTGAGGAACGTCTGAAACTGAAACATCCGGGAACAAAGGCAAGAGTGATTCAGATGCTTGAGAAACAGATTGTGACAAAGGATGTTCTGGAAGAGGTTCCATGGATAGAATCGGATGGTGAGAAATATTTTGCTCCGGACGGAGAATATCAGAAGATTGCAGTGATCGAGCGTCATAAGAATACGGGCAAGATGGGAGTGGGCATTGTAAAAGGCTATGGAATCCACGGCGGAGCTATTGCTTCCAGTGTTTCCCATGATTCCCACAATATTATTGTAGTAGGAGATAATGATCGTGATATGGCTATTGCTGTAAAAGAAATGATGCGGACGCAAGGTGGTTATACTCTGGTATGCAATGGAGAGATTTATGGAACCTTACCACTTCCTGTCATGGGACTGATGAGCGATGCCGGCTACGAGAGTGTAAACGAAGCACTTGCAAAAATGATTCCGAAGGCCCATGAGATGGGAGTGAAAGAAGGATTTGATCCGTTTATTACCCTGTCATTTATGGCACTTCCTGTGATTCCTGAAATCAGGATCACACCGAGAGGAATCTATCTCGTAAATGAAGACAGAATGCTGAGAACACCGTTTAGTTAA
- the rlmD gene encoding 23S rRNA (uracil(1939)-C(5))-methyltransferase RlmD, with protein sequence MEFRKNDLVTLEIEDCGIDGEGIGKADGFTVFVKDAVIGDTVTAKIIKAKKNYGYGRLMEVLKPSPYRVEPKCEFARQCGGCQLQALSYDQQLVFKTNKVKGHLERIGGFTDIPMEPIIGMDELFHYRNKAQFPVGRNKEGKIVTGFYAGRTHNIIENRDCALGVAENKEVLDCVIAHMEKYGIEPYNEATGKGLVRHVLIRYGYFTKEVMVCLILNGNKIPKEEQLVKSLCEIPGMTSITINVNKKHSNVILGEEIRLLWGQEYITDRIGDISYQISPLSFYQVNPMQTQKLYAKALEYADLHGEETVWDLYCGIGTISLFLAQKAKFVRGVEIVPAAIENAKENAKLNGLENTEFFVGKAEEVLPREYKKNGVYADVIVVDPPRKGCDETLLETMVEMNPDRIVYVSCDSATLARDLKYLCERGYELRKVCPVDQFGMTVHVETVVLLSHKKPDGHINVKVEFGEGEGKVPLDNIAKRAETYKPKERVTYKMIKEYIEAKYGFKVHTAYIAEVKRDLGLPMYDAPNAVEELKQPRKHPTPEKVEAIKDALKHFEVI encoded by the coding sequence ATGGAATTTCGTAAGAACGATCTTGTTACGTTAGAGATAGAAGATTGCGGAATTGACGGTGAAGGTATCGGAAAAGCCGATGGCTTCACCGTTTTTGTCAAGGACGCAGTGATCGGTGATACAGTAACAGCCAAAATTATCAAGGCAAAGAAAAATTATGGTTACGGCCGTCTTATGGAGGTGCTGAAGCCATCTCCGTACAGAGTTGAGCCCAAGTGCGAATTTGCCCGTCAGTGTGGCGGATGCCAGCTTCAGGCACTTTCCTATGACCAGCAGCTTGTATTTAAGACAAATAAGGTGAAGGGACATCTGGAACGTATCGGTGGCTTTACAGATATCCCCATGGAGCCGATCATTGGCATGGATGAACTTTTTCATTACAGAAATAAGGCACAGTTTCCTGTAGGCAGAAATAAAGAGGGAAAAATCGTTACAGGTTTCTATGCGGGAAGAACCCACAACATTATCGAAAACCGTGACTGTGCACTTGGTGTAGCTGAGAATAAAGAAGTTCTGGACTGTGTAATCGCACATATGGAGAAATACGGGATTGAACCATATAATGAAGCAACAGGCAAAGGGCTGGTGCGCCATGTCCTGATCCGTTACGGATACTTCACAAAAGAAGTGATGGTCTGTCTGATCCTGAACGGAAATAAGATTCCGAAAGAGGAACAGCTTGTAAAATCTCTGTGTGAGATTCCGGGAATGACAAGCATCACCATCAATGTAAATAAGAAACACAGTAATGTAATCCTTGGTGAGGAAATTCGTCTGCTCTGGGGCCAGGAATATATCACAGACAGAATCGGAGATATTTCCTATCAGATTTCACCTCTGTCTTTCTATCAGGTAAATCCTATGCAGACCCAGAAGCTTTATGCAAAGGCACTGGAATACGCAGATCTTCATGGGGAAGAGACAGTATGGGATCTCTACTGTGGGATCGGAACAATTTCCCTGTTCCTGGCACAGAAAGCAAAATTTGTCCGCGGTGTGGAAATTGTTCCGGCAGCTATAGAGAATGCGAAAGAAAATGCGAAACTTAATGGCCTGGAGAATACAGAGTTCTTTGTGGGAAAAGCAGAAGAAGTGCTGCCAAGAGAGTATAAGAAAAATGGCGTTTATGCAGATGTCATCGTCGTAGATCCGCCAAGAAAAGGCTGTGATGAAACCCTGCTGGAGACCATGGTCGAGATGAACCCGGATAGGATTGTGTATGTAAGTTGCGACAGTGCGACGTTGGCAAGGGATCTGAAGTATCTGTGTGAGAGGGGATATGAGCTTAGAAAAGTATGCCCGGTTGATCAATTTGGGATGACTGTTCATGTGGAGACGGTAGTACTGCTTTCCCACAAAAAGCCAGACGGACATATCAACGTAAAAGTTGAGTTTGGTGAGGGTGAGGGAAAAGTTCCGCTTGATAATATCGCAAAAAGAGCCGAAACATACAAGCCCAAAGAGCGAGTGACCTACAAAATGATAAAGGAGTACATAGAAGCTAAATACGGCTTCAAAGTACATACCGCATATATTGCAGAGGTAAAGAGAGATTTAGGCTTGCCGATGTACGATGCTCCTAATGCGGTAGAGGAATTGAAACAGCCGAGGAAGCATCCGACTCCAGAGAAGGTTGAAGCAATAAAGGATGCATTGAAACATTTTGAGGTGATTTAA
- a CDS encoding endonuclease MutS2, which yields MNQKAYKALEYYKIINMLTDKASSSMGKEICRKLEPSTDIDEIRHMQTQTRDALTRLFQKGNISFGSVKDVRGSLKRLEIGSSLGIGELLAICSLLENTNRVKAYSRSERGDSLPDSLDGMFEALEPLTPLTTEIRRCILSEDEISDDASSNLRQIRRNMKITGDRIHTQLSSLVNGSARNYLQDSVITMRNGRYCIPVKAEYKGQVPGMVHDQSSTGSTLFIEPMAIVKLNNDIRELELEEQKEIEVILSTLSQQTAEQTDSIRADLNIMVQLDVIFARASLAMDMNATEPIFNDEGRIRLKQARHPLIDKKKAVPIDIRLGDDFDLLVITGPNTGGKTVSLKTVGLLTLMGQSGLHIPTLDRSELALFEEVYADIGDEQSIEQSLSTFSSHMTNVVSFLKKANRHSLVLFDELGAGTDPTEGAALAIAILSHLHEQGIRTMATTHYSELKVYALSTSGVENACCEFDVETLRPTYRLLIGVPGKSNAFAISSKLGLPDYIIDKAKEQISEQDESFEDVLSSLESSRITIENERREIEQYKQEIASLKSEMESKQEKLNEQRDRIIRQANEEAHAVLREAKEYADQTMKMFHKFQKDHVDLSAVEKERQNLRKHMNKAEKGMTQKTAAKKPKKELTAKDISLGDAVKVLSMNLKGTVSSRPDNKGFLFVQMGIIRSKVHISDLELIDEAEITTPTMQRTGAGKIRMSKAAHVSTEINLLGKTVDEAVAELDKYLDDAYIAHLKSVRIVHGKGTGALRKGVHNYLKRQKHVESFRLGEFGEGDAGVTIVEFKK from the coding sequence ATGAATCAGAAAGCATATAAAGCACTTGAATATTATAAAATCATCAATATGCTGACAGACAAGGCTTCCTCTTCCATGGGAAAAGAAATCTGCCGGAAGCTGGAGCCATCCACAGATATTGATGAAATCCGACATATGCAGACTCAGACCAGAGATGCACTTACCCGTCTTTTCCAGAAAGGAAATATTTCCTTTGGCAGCGTCAAAGATGTGCGTGGTTCTCTGAAACGTCTGGAAATCGGAAGTTCTCTGGGGATTGGTGAACTTCTTGCCATCTGCAGCCTTCTTGAGAACACCAATCGTGTCAAAGCTTATTCCAGAAGTGAGCGCGGTGATTCTCTCCCGGACTCTCTGGACGGGATGTTCGAGGCACTGGAACCACTGACTCCTCTTACAACAGAGATCCGCAGATGCATCCTCTCAGAAGATGAGATCAGTGATGATGCAAGCAGCAACCTCCGCCAGATTCGAAGAAACATGAAGATTACCGGAGACAGGATCCATACACAGCTCTCCTCTCTTGTAAACGGAAGTGCCCGCAATTATCTGCAGGATTCCGTTATTACCATGAGAAACGGACGCTACTGCATTCCGGTCAAGGCAGAATACAAAGGACAAGTTCCGGGTATGGTACACGATCAGTCCTCCACAGGTTCTACTTTATTTATCGAACCTATGGCAATCGTAAAACTAAATAATGACATCCGCGAGCTGGAACTGGAAGAACAAAAAGAGATTGAAGTGATCCTTTCCACCCTGAGCCAGCAAACTGCAGAACAGACCGACTCTATCCGCGCAGATCTTAATATCATGGTACAGCTTGACGTCATTTTTGCCAGAGCATCCCTTGCCATGGATATGAATGCAACAGAACCAATCTTCAATGATGAAGGACGCATCCGTCTGAAACAGGCACGCCACCCTCTCATTGATAAGAAGAAAGCTGTTCCCATTGATATCCGTCTCGGCGATGATTTCGACTTGCTTGTTATCACCGGTCCGAACACCGGTGGTAAAACTGTATCTTTAAAGACTGTCGGACTTCTCACTCTCATGGGCCAGTCCGGTCTTCATATTCCCACACTGGACCGCTCAGAGCTTGCACTGTTTGAAGAAGTTTATGCTGATATCGGTGATGAACAGAGTATTGAACAGTCATTAAGTACATTCTCCTCACATATGACCAACGTGGTTTCTTTCCTGAAAAAAGCCAACCGTCACTCTCTTGTCCTTTTCGATGAGCTTGGTGCAGGTACAGATCCGACAGAGGGTGCTGCCCTTGCCATTGCGATCCTTTCCCATCTTCATGAACAGGGAATCCGCACTATGGCAACCACCCATTACAGTGAGCTGAAGGTATATGCACTCTCCACCTCAGGTGTAGAAAATGCCTGCTGCGAATTTGACGTGGAAACGCTCCGCCCGACCTACCGCCTGCTGATCGGTGTTCCCGGGAAAAGTAATGCATTCGCCATTTCTTCCAAGCTTGGACTTCCGGACTATATCATCGATAAGGCCAAAGAACAGATCAGTGAACAGGATGAATCTTTCGAAGATGTTCTCAGTTCCCTGGAAAGCAGCCGTATAACTATTGAAAATGAACGCCGCGAGATTGAACAATATAAACAGGAAATTGCCTCTCTGAAATCCGAAATGGAATCCAAGCAGGAGAAGTTGAACGAGCAGCGAGACCGCATCATCCGTCAGGCCAATGAGGAAGCTCATGCAGTTCTCCGCGAAGCCAAGGAATATGCAGACCAGACTATGAAGATGTTCCACAAATTCCAGAAAGACCATGTGGATCTCTCTGCTGTGGAAAAAGAACGCCAGAATCTGCGCAAACATATGAATAAAGCAGAGAAAGGCATGACTCAGAAAACTGCTGCAAAGAAACCGAAGAAGGAACTCACAGCCAAAGATATCTCCCTCGGCGATGCAGTTAAGGTTCTCAGCATGAATCTTAAAGGTACTGTCAGCAGCCGTCCGGACAACAAAGGTTTCCTCTTCGTTCAGATGGGTATCATCCGTTCCAAGGTTCACATCTCTGATCTGGAACTGATCGATGAAGCAGAGATTACCACCCCAACCATGCAGCGTACAGGTGCAGGTAAAATCCGCATGTCAAAAGCAGCCCATGTATCCACAGAGATCAACCTGCTTGGCAAAACGGTAGATGAAGCAGTTGCAGAGCTTGACAAATATCTGGATGATGCTTATATCGCTCATCTGAAATCTGTCCGTATTGTTCATGGTAAAGGAACCGGTGCTCTAAGAAAAGGTGTACACAATTATCTGAAGCGCCAGAAGCATGTGGAATCCTTCCGCCTTGGAGAATTCGGCGAAGGAGATGCAGGTGTTACTATTGTAGAATTTAAGAAATAG
- a CDS encoding sensor histidine kinase: MKQHHLSTKFLRFYILIGILGFFLITLGGSYMVEKHLEHSLSAALYTEAHNIASNEAVKSNISSSTVDTLQEHLCAISDFQDAVLWIINSNGEIIVSTQKNIDVRDPIPLEEFDASKWGSNYYQIGKFYGFFKTDHLSVIAPITSDMETKGYVAIHYSMTNLYQSRSSILFIMQVIFLLCYAATSLLLWAYSHYIRKPLARIMKGASEYAGGNLAYKIDVTSDDEMGYLAKTLNYMSDELNKNGEYQRKFIANVSHDFRSPLTSIKGYVNAILDGTIPYEMQERYLKIIAFESERLEKLTRSLLTLNELDMKKRMMHIQRFDINDTIKNTAATFEGICTSRQIRLELLLSGHELYVRADMEQIQQVLYNLLDNAIKFSNDNSSVQIETTVKSGKVFVSVKDYGTGIPKESLGKIWDRFYKIDASRGKDRKGTGLGLSIVKEIINAHNQNIDVISTEGVGTEFIFTLEKTK; this comes from the coding sequence ATGAAACAGCATCATCTTTCCACAAAATTCCTGAGATTTTATATTCTCATCGGGATTTTGGGATTTTTCCTCATAACCCTCGGCGGTTCTTATATGGTGGAAAAGCATCTGGAACACTCTTTAAGTGCCGCACTTTATACAGAAGCGCACAATATCGCATCTAACGAAGCAGTTAAAAGCAATATCTCTTCCAGTACAGTAGATACTCTTCAGGAACACTTATGTGCAATTTCCGATTTTCAGGATGCTGTATTGTGGATCATCAACAGTAACGGTGAAATCATTGTAAGTACACAGAAAAATATTGATGTCCGGGATCCAATCCCACTGGAAGAATTCGATGCTTCCAAATGGGGAAGCAACTATTATCAGATTGGAAAGTTTTATGGTTTCTTTAAAACAGATCATTTGAGTGTTATTGCCCCGATCACCTCTGATATGGAAACCAAAGGTTACGTGGCAATCCATTATTCGATGACAAACCTTTATCAGAGCCGAAGCAGTATTCTTTTTATCATGCAGGTAATCTTTCTCCTGTGCTATGCAGCCACCAGTCTTCTGCTCTGGGCTTACAGCCACTACATACGTAAGCCCCTGGCCAGGATCATGAAAGGTGCCAGTGAATATGCAGGAGGTAATCTTGCATATAAAATAGACGTTACTTCTGATGATGAAATGGGATATCTTGCCAAAACTCTGAATTATATGTCCGATGAACTGAACAAAAACGGAGAATATCAGCGTAAATTCATTGCAAATGTCTCTCATGATTTCCGTTCTCCCCTTACCTCCATCAAGGGATATGTCAATGCCATACTGGACGGTACCATCCCCTATGAGATGCAGGAACGGTATCTGAAGATCATCGCTTTTGAATCTGAACGTCTTGAAAAACTCACCCGCAGTCTTCTGACTCTGAATGAACTGGATATGAAAAAACGGATGATGCACATTCAGCGTTTTGATATCAATGATACCATCAAAAACACAGCAGCTACATTTGAAGGCATCTGCACCAGCCGCCAGATCCGTCTGGAGCTGCTTCTCTCCGGACATGAACTTTATGTCAGAGCTGATATGGAACAAATTCAGCAGGTTCTTTACAACCTTCTTGATAATGCCATTAAATTCAGCAATGATAATTCCTCTGTTCAGATTGAAACAACTGTAAAAAGCGGTAAGGTCTTCGTTTCTGTAAAAGATTACGGAACCGGCATTCCCAAAGAAAGCCTGGGCAAAATCTGGGATCGTTTCTACAAAATTGATGCATCCCGCGGAAAAGACCGTAAAGGCACCGGACTTGGACTTTCTATAGTCAAAGAGATCATCAATGCACATAACCAGAATATTGATGTGATCAGTACAGAAGGTGTGGGAACCGAATTTATCTTTACTCTGGAGAAAACGAAATAA
- a CDS encoding S1C family serine protease, whose protein sequence is MKKNKMDTQEYQFIKETVKKQPKENGSLLRRLLMIAGCGVLFGGCAAVTFASVFPVMADREENTQQKIELTGSDVAETISEEQATERKSVASVSEQEEKSLLAMRQEMYREVLKVSQKSRKSLVNVRGISKDEDLLNNSYFQQEDTEGLVFLETETQFYILTYEEELENLQELQVTFADGSTVQGEICRGDADSGFAVATVRKNLLNDSTREGIVVSDLTDTKKLGQSDIVIAIGSPAGDSDAVVYGMITSVSEKLSVADTEYNVLATDVQGNEDGSGVLLDSDGNVAGMILKKNENDGDNIHAVSISQILPLIEHLANKETIRYTGIYGTEITQAQCRKLGIDQGLYVERTQEESPAMKAGIQCGDIISKIDGTPTESMQSYYTYLQTKKQGENLTITVLRKNSDGEYAEKDYKVTVGER, encoded by the coding sequence ATGAAAAAAAACAAAATGGACACACAGGAATATCAGTTTATAAAAGAAACGGTAAAAAAACAGCCAAAAGAGAATGGCAGTCTGTTGCGCAGGCTGCTTATGATAGCAGGATGTGGCGTTTTGTTTGGAGGCTGCGCAGCCGTAACCTTTGCCAGTGTGTTTCCGGTTATGGCGGACAGAGAAGAGAATACACAGCAGAAAATCGAACTGACAGGATCGGATGTAGCGGAGACGATATCTGAAGAACAGGCAACAGAGAGGAAATCTGTCGCTTCAGTTTCTGAACAAGAGGAGAAGAGTCTTCTGGCAATGCGTCAGGAGATGTATAGGGAAGTGCTGAAGGTTTCCCAAAAATCCCGAAAATCTCTTGTAAACGTGAGAGGAATTTCAAAGGATGAGGATTTGCTGAATAATTCTTATTTTCAGCAGGAAGATACGGAAGGTCTTGTCTTTCTTGAAACAGAGACGCAATTTTATATCCTGACCTATGAGGAAGAACTGGAAAATCTGCAGGAACTGCAGGTGACTTTTGCAGATGGTTCGACAGTGCAGGGAGAGATATGCAGGGGAGATGCAGATTCCGGATTTGCAGTTGCAACTGTGAGAAAAAATCTTCTCAATGACAGTACAAGAGAAGGTATCGTGGTATCTGATCTGACAGACACAAAGAAACTGGGGCAGAGCGATATAGTAATTGCTATCGGAAGTCCTGCCGGTGACAGTGATGCGGTGGTTTATGGAATGATCACTTCTGTTTCTGAAAAACTATCGGTAGCGGATACGGAGTATAATGTGTTGGCTACAGATGTGCAGGGGAATGAAGATGGAAGTGGTGTGCTGCTTGATTCTGACGGAAATGTGGCAGGTATGATACTGAAGAAGAATGAAAACGACGGAGATAATATTCATGCAGTTTCCATTTCGCAGATTCTTCCGTTGATAGAACATCTGGCTAACAAAGAGACAATCAGATATACAGGTATTTATGGAACAGAGATAACTCAGGCACAATGTAGAAAACTGGGAATTGATCAGGGACTTTACGTGGAGCGTACACAAGAAGAATCTCCTGCGATGAAGGCAGGGATACAGTGTGGAGATATTATAAGTAAGATTGATGGAACTCCCACAGAGAGTATGCAGTCTTACTATACATATCTTCAGACAAAAAAGCAGGGAGAAAATCTTACCATAACGGTTCTTCGCAAAAATTCCGATGGTGAGTATGCGGAGAAAGATTATAAGGTAACAGTTGGAGAGAGATAG
- a CDS encoding response regulator transcription factor, whose amino-acid sequence MVSKQKILIVDDDNNIAELIALYLTKECFETKIVNDGEEALREFASFRPDLIILDLMLPGIDGYQVCREIRHTSDVPIIMLSAKGETFDKVLGLELGADDYMIKPFDSKELVARVRAVLRRFQVKQPAPSSSEKCVTYPDLTVNLTNYAVTYMGRQVDMPPKELELLYFLAASPNQVFTREQLLDHIWGYEYIGDTRTVDVHIKRLREKIKDNPHWSIATVWGIGYKFEVKNP is encoded by the coding sequence ATGGTTTCCAAACAGAAAATCCTTATTGTTGATGATGATAACAATATCGCAGAGCTTATTGCCCTGTATCTTACCAAAGAATGCTTCGAGACAAAAATCGTAAATGACGGAGAAGAAGCGTTAAGGGAATTTGCCTCCTTCCGCCCGGATCTGATCATTCTGGATCTGATGCTTCCCGGAATTGACGGTTATCAGGTATGTCGTGAAATCCGACATACCTCTGATGTTCCCATCATTATGCTTTCAGCAAAAGGCGAAACCTTTGACAAGGTTCTCGGACTTGAACTGGGTGCAGATGACTATATGATCAAACCCTTTGATTCCAAGGAACTGGTTGCCCGTGTACGTGCTGTCCTGCGCCGTTTCCAGGTTAAACAGCCAGCGCCTTCTTCCAGTGAAAAATGTGTTACTTACCCGGATCTGACCGTTAATCTGACAAACTATGCAGTCACATATATGGGTCGTCAGGTTGATATGCCGCCAAAGGAACTGGAACTTCTCTATTTCCTTGCAGCATCACCAAACCAGGTATTTACCCGTGAACAGCTTCTGGATCATATCTGGGGTTACGAATACATCGGTGATACCCGTACTGTAGACGTTCATATCAAACGTCTTCGTGAAAAGATCAAAGACAATCCTCACTGGTCCATTGCCACCGTATGGGGAATCGGATACAAATTTGAGGTAAAAAATCCATGA
- a CDS encoding 3'-5' exoribonuclease YhaM family protein has protein sequence MRFLNELHEGDRINGIYLCKQKQSAVTKNGKPYENIILQDKTGIMDGKIWDPNSLGIDDFDALDYIDVVGDVTSFAGAMQLNIKRVRKAAEDEYDPADYLPVSENSTDDMYSQLRAFIDSVENTYLSALLKKLFVEDEAFVKAFEGHSAAKTVHHGFIGGLMEHTLGVTRLCDYMSKAYPVINRDLLITASLLHDIGKTKELSAFPLNDYTDEGQLLGHIYMGAQMINDLARQIPEFPEVLKNELIHCILSHHGELEYGSPKKPALVEAVALNLADNTDARMETITEIFAANKSKKEWLGYNKLFESNLRRTDEV, from the coding sequence ATGCGTTTTTTAAATGAGTTACATGAGGGAGACAGAATTAATGGGATTTATCTGTGCAAGCAGAAACAGTCTGCGGTAACGAAGAATGGAAAACCCTATGAGAATATTATCCTACAGGATAAAACCGGAATCATGGATGGAAAGATCTGGGATCCGAATTCTCTTGGAATTGATGATTTTGATGCACTGGATTATATAGATGTTGTGGGAGATGTGACCAGTTTTGCAGGGGCTATGCAGCTGAATATCAAGCGTGTGCGCAAGGCTGCTGAAGATGAATATGATCCTGCAGATTATCTTCCTGTAAGTGAGAACAGCACAGATGATATGTACAGCCAGCTGAGAGCATTTATTGACAGTGTGGAGAATACTTATCTGTCTGCACTTCTGAAGAAATTATTTGTGGAAGATGAAGCTTTTGTGAAAGCGTTTGAAGGACATTCTGCAGCGAAGACAGTACATCACGGATTTATCGGCGGTCTGATGGAGCATACTCTGGGAGTGACCAGACTCTGCGATTATATGTCAAAGGCATACCCGGTCATCAACAGGGATTTACTGATCACAGCATCACTTCTTCATGATATCGGAAAGACAAAAGAATTATCTGCATTTCCGTTAAATGATTATACAGATGAAGGCCAGCTTCTGGGACATATTTATATGGGAGCGCAGATGATCAATGATCTTGCGCGCCAGATACCGGAATTTCCGGAGGTGCTTAAGAATGAACTGATCCATTGTATCCTGTCCCACCATGGAGAACTGGAATATGGTTCCCCGAAAAAACCTGCATTGGTGGAGGCCGTAGCCCTCAATCTTGCAGATAATACAGATGCAAGAATGGAAACCATCACAGAGATTTTTGCAGCAAACAAGAGTAAAAAAGAGTGGCTTGGATATAATAAATTGTTTGAATCCAACTTAAGAAGAACAGATGAGGTGTAA